CGCTCAATGCGACAGGAGGATAAAAATGAAACATAACATTCGAACTAAGAAATGGTTCATTATTCAGTTAATTCTGATTACACTTGTATCAATGACTTGGCTATTGATATTGACAATTCCATTGGGCATCCTGCTCATCAAAAATTACCTGAAAGAGTTAAACAAAATTGGTCCAGTTTTAGAAATGTACCCACATTTAGAAAGTCTAGAAATACAGAAAGATTCACTTTATTCACAGATTCAAGACCTTAAGGACCAAGTCCCTGATATTGAACGAGAGAACCTTGCTATACTCGAAGATAAAAAATCCGAGCTTGAGAATCGCTGTCAATATTATGAAAAACAGATTGAAGCTCTAAAAGATGAGAAATCCAGTCTACTTGAACAAACAAAAACACTTGAATCGTACCTCAACACTGATTTCGTGGATACTCATTTTGATCTTGAGGACATTCATTCAGAAGAAATCCAAAATCAAGTTGCACTCTTGAGAACTGAAGTAAAACGTATCATTAACGACACGATTCAACAAACAAGCAACGTCAAAGTGTCCATACAAGCTTCGATGAAAGATCAGTATCGCAAACTGTTCCGGCTGTTTATCGGTGAAACTGATTCATACATTGAGAAAGCTACACCAAAGAATATTGATACCCAACGCTCACGAATCATGAAACTCTACGATTCGCTTAATGCCCTCTTTAAAAATGATGGAATTAGTTTAGATTCTGACCTTCTCAAACTAAAGCTTGAAGAACTTGCAAAGATCCATCTGTATAATGTTCGTAAGGAACAAGAGCGTGAAGAGCAAAAAGCAATAAAAGAACAAATGCTCGAAGAAGCAAAAGCAGAACGTGAACTAGAGCAAGCGAAACGCGCAATTGAGAAGGAAATTACGCAATTTAGTAATGAATCAAAAAAATTATTTGATTATCTCAATAAAGCAAACTCAGATGTTGAAAGAGAAATCTACGTCACTAAGATAAAAGAACTAGAGCATAAACTTAATCAACTCCAACTCGATAAAAAAGACGTTGAGAACCGTCAACTAAATACCAGAGCTGGCTACATCTATATCATTTCAAATATAGGTTCTTTCGGTGAAAACATCTATAAAATCGGCTTGACGCGACGCCTTGAGCCTATGGATCGTGTAAGGGAGTTA
This DNA window, taken from Erysipelothrix larvae, encodes the following:
- a CDS encoding GIY-YIG nuclease family protein, with protein sequence MKHNIRTKKWFIIQLILITLVSMTWLLILTIPLGILLIKNYLKELNKIGPVLEMYPHLESLEIQKDSLYSQIQDLKDQVPDIERENLAILEDKKSELENRCQYYEKQIEALKDEKSSLLEQTKTLESYLNTDFVDTHFDLEDIHSEEIQNQVALLRTEVKRIINDTIQQTSNVKVSIQASMKDQYRKLFRLFIGETDSYIEKATPKNIDTQRSRIMKLYDSLNALFKNDGISLDSDLLKLKLEELAKIHLYNVRKEQEREEQKAIKEQMLEEAKAERELEQAKRAIEKEITQFSNESKKLFDYLNKANSDVEREIYVTKIKELEHKLNQLQLDKKDVENRQLNTRAGYIYIISNIGSFGENIYKIGLTRRLEPMDRVRELGSASVPFEFDVHAMIFSDDAPQLEATLHNTFKEFQVNRVNTRKEFFNVSLEQIERVVKEHHNATVTFTMKAQAVQYYESLRILKLKEKQS